In the Primulina tabacum isolate GXHZ01 chromosome 7, ASM2559414v2, whole genome shotgun sequence genome, ATTATAAATGAAGGTATAATTCATTCCAAGAGAACGTGAATGGTTGGGGTGGCTTTGATGTGCGTATTCATGTCAAATATCATCCCACGTGTATGTGTAGTGCTTGACCCATTCAACCTCTGATGTTACCTCCTGCAGACCTGCCATACCCTTTCTAATTATTGCTAGAACAGATCTGGTTTGACATGCTTGATTCTTGCTTAGTTGAATCGAAAGGACAATTATGTCATCCGTATTAGTGAACATACTTGGATATACTTTTCTGAGATTGTAATACGATTATCTTTTTTTCCTTCCGATCACCGCGTTGAACACAAAGGAATCTAATATAATGATGGGATTTATTTCTTCAGTATGTAAAATGTgttgtatttttttaatgtaatgCATGTTCTCTTTCCTCAATGCAGCTCTGGAGTTGATAGAGCATCTTCGTTCTATGGGTGAAACTAATGCTTTAGTACAAAGAAGCAAAGTAAGACCTTTAGTTCTTTTCCATTTGTCTTTTGTGCTTCGATATTGATGTTTAGTGGATAAAACAgcatataattttatattcttTTACTTACCTTTTCTCCTTCTCGTGACAAAATTTAATCTGAAATGGAATCAGGTATTGAAGAGAGAAACGGCCCTGGCAGCGGCAGCTGTGTATGAGTCAATGTTTGCTGCCGATGATGGTACCATTCCGGCAACATTCCAGGTGAATTTGAACAGACTGATGATTTTCCGGATACCAGTCGATTTGAGTTGTGTGGACCATGAGGGTTTTATTATATTCACCGCCACTTTTTGTGAAACATCGATTTTGCCTACGTTTGCTAATGATTTTCACTCCCCCTAATGTTTTCACTCTTCATCATCCCGACTGCTAATCAGATGGGTTTGGTTTAATATGAGCAGGTGTGTTTGTTCTACAAAGATGATCCGGCATGAACTTTTTCCAAAAAGAACTCCCCTTTTATGTCttcttatattaatttttaaaatattcctACTTACGTGACAAAACTATTAATCGGGTAATATTTAActaacaaaaaaatttttttagcaTGTATTGTCtcatttttttgtaatttaataataaaaaataacagCCCGCGACGGATTTTGACCGAGCATGCTAGTTTCATGATAACCAGGTCCGGTTAAAATTGAGCTTGAACCCAATTACAGTTCCTGTTGACACCCCTGCTGGCTAGACCATTCACACATAATTTGTTTTATTAGATTTTGGATCGTTTTCGAAAGCTTTTTCGTCCGACCCGACTCTGAATGCATCACCATTTTTGTGTAGGTGATATACATGACAGGGTGGAGGGAACATACTTCCCAGCAGAAACCAAAGAGGAGAGGATCCGCCACAATATCCTTCAGCGACATCCAAAAGCAATTCGGTGGGCAGAGTTAGCTGCTGCCGTGCCTGTGATTTGTAAGCAAGCAAGTTCATGttattcaagaaaatgtcatattataaaattttcaaaccaATATTTTCTAATTTACTTAATATTATTCGGATGGATTGGAGTACATTTTTGCTCATTAAACTTTAAATTGATTGAAATCTACATACAATCTATATGGTTTATAGCCTATATTTGACACTGATATCTTGAGcttcaattataataaattcatttcaattttttttaaaaaatgtgtcATCTCCTTCAACTGAACCAGCAAATCAATAGATGGATAAGAAGAAAATAGTaagcatttttttttaatatcgtCTAAACATTCGTAGTTTAATATCGTCTAAACATTCGTAGTCTAAATTTGCgtgcataaatattttaaatcgttaAAAGTTTGATTCTAATTTCTActgaaatttatatattttatctacaaatcTAGTTAGTATGCgggatatattttaaaaaaaattaagtaacTGTTGTTAATTAATTGACTCACAGAATTCGTGGACCCTGTAGTAGGTTGAATCATTAGATTATGTGTATTCTCGACCAGTCACATGTACTCGTGccaaaaatttcttatttaaattATCACTCATATGGAAATCGCATTACCCAACAAAGAATCCCCTTCGAGACACTTTAATGAAAATTGATATGAGGTACACTTTGTAATTTCTATGAAAAGGatctttcaaatttttgtccatgtaattaattaatgaaaacaAAAGAAGCAGATCTTATAACGTATAAACTTTTTTTCATCcgtggtttattttaaaaaaaaaaaagatatctTTTTCAAGGTCCCAACTTCCatgtttggaaattttttaatagatttaaaataatttaggcAAATGACTTATGTGAAATTAAGATCTCAACTTTCATATTTGAGACGTAGTATCGAATTCGaaatttaattttgataaaTCTCCCACCCTTCTTCTCCTACAACTTGGGAAAATGTTAAGAATTTATTCATAAGTGATTATTTATCTTCACATCATTAGACTAAAATGCACCTTGATCTACTAACATAGGGTCTGTTTACCCCATTTGTAAATGAATTATTAGACTGGAGAATGAGCAGAGAtttacatttttaaatttacaaagaatcacgactttatattttttttaatcaaatttttaatgaaatttgtgGCTTCCTCATTAATCAAACAAAAATTGACAGATAAGGACAGCACACACATCAGATGACTTGTACATTGTATGTCACTTCTTTTAAACTAAAAAAGCACTGTTCGTTTTGTAAAATCAAGAAggaaaaacacacacacacacactagtCATCTTGGCTACAAATCCTCCAATTTTCAGCGTTCGTTAACTTCTTCTCTGTTTGCATATCCTTTAAACCACTGCATTACTAACTTTTTTCCATTTGGGTCTCCTCTATTCTCTTACCATTTCACTTTTTATCCACTGGATCAAAGGTATGTTCATTCTTGCTCAtccattttccatttttcttgctttatttcttaaATATTGTTTCCCCTTTTTAATGGTCTCTGTTGCATTACTGTAACTTTAGTCTTTCGCGGAATGTAGATTCATTGATTTGTTGTTAACATGGGTTGGGAAAAAAGTCGATTTTTTGATATGAtcttttgatttaatttggaTCATAATTTTTTAGAGCGAACGATTGTGTTGTGTGAAGTGTGAAATTATCTGAAGTTGAACGATTGCTTTATTTTTTGCCCTCGATCAGTGATAATTGCGActgacatttaaaaaaaaaaaaagaaagtaaattcaggtttgaatttataatttctaTGCGTTCTTTTAATGAGTTAGTGCATACTTCATACTTGGAAATCCACTTAcgttttttaatatatttgggTAGTCGGCATTGCTTAAGAGTGATGATGTTTCTGTATAGAAGGAAAGCCTGAAATCCAATATGGATGACTGTTTATTTTCCTTTTTGATTAAAAGTGAAATTATTATTACAATACTCGAATGTTTTGAGGAAAATGACTTAGGTTAATGGTTTCTTGATGATCCTTCTGCTATCTGCTTCCTTTATTTGTCAGCATTAGTTACAATTTGTGTTCTGCCTCGTGCAATTGCAATTTGCGTTCTCTCAAATCTTTGAGAAAGGTAAATTTTCCGGGTAGATTTGGATGTAATAGAAAAAGGGCTAAAGTGGGTGAAGATGTCAAGTGAGAGGGGCACCCATTGGTGTCATAGTTGTGGGGAACCAGTGACCCTGAGAAGACAAATGGTGGCGTGTCCCAGTTGTAATGGAGGTTTTATTCAAGAACTCGATGAAACATTAAGCATGTCTCCTGAAGAACACACCCAAAGACCAAGATTCTTGCAAACCATCTCGAATTTTCTCAGGCAGCAGATGTCTGTTAGAGGCGGAATATCTCATGTCCGAGGGATAACTGAGAGGGGCTCTCAAAATGCTAATCCTTGGAACACGGTCCTTGTTTTCAGCGGTGACATGCCAGTCAGGATGCCTGGTGGTGGCGGTGTCCTAGAGTTTCTTAACGAAGCTATTGGATTCAGACAAGACAATGGAGGCGATTACTATATTGGACCAGGAGTGGAAGAGTATGTGGAACACGTCACACGAGATGATCGACGTCCCCCTCCCCCAGCTTCAAGATCTGTGATCGAAGCCTTACCAGCAGTCAAGATTTCAAAAAAGCATGTTCGTTCAGATTTAATGTGTGCTGTTTGTAAAGAGACATTTGAACTGGGTTCTCAGGCAAGAAAACTTCCCTGCAAACATATATACCACCCAGATTGTATcgagccatggttagaacaatGCAGTTCTTGCCCTGTTTGTCGCCAAGAGCTAAATGGTCAAAACTCGAGCTCGCGTAATAGAAGCAGGGGCCTGGAGTCTAGCAACAGCGACAACATAAGTGGCAATCGGGCAAGGGGAAGGCGTTGGTCTTTCTTGTGGCCATTTGGTTCGTCACGTTCCAATTCGCGCCAAAATGAAACGGTTGAACCAAGTTCAGTTCCATACCATCAACATGACAACCATACAGGATACTCTTATTGGCCTTTCGAATGTTGATGTTTCTAAATTACAAGCAAACTTGCCATGTTTTTAAATTCTTTGTGATTATAATGTTCCTCTGTTGAACAAATAATAATGTGTAGCGAACAAGATATTGGTTGGTGTTTTCTACCTTCTTAAATTTGTTTTTTATCTTTCATCCTTGTTGGATTGCATGTTCTGTGTTTGGAGGATCAAAATTTCATCGGTAAAATACCATCGTGTATCCAATAATTCAGTTTGAGATGATTTCATGTCCCCCCCTCCCTATCTCATTCTGTCCCTGCCATATGGACTATGGAGAAGATCATGACACCATGTGACGCTCTCGTCGGTTGTATCAGTCTCAAACCTTTTCATTGCTCTGGGGTACTATTTAAATTTTGCAGATTGTAGAAAGCAGCATACGTAAATATTTTCCATCAGGTATAGAAACACAGGCATCATGAATACAATACAAACTGCAAAATTAAGGAAATGTCAAAAAATGTAGAACATCCGGGACACTGATTCAGTGCACACGGCCTCGCAAGAAAAGAACAGAAAAGATTACCGCAAACctctgaactcaaaattcggggATGTTCAAATTAAAGCAGACATTGTAATAGGCATACAATCTAAATGCCAATATCTATCTAGTTTGTGAGTTCCATAATGGCCGAGACGATATCTCCATCTGCATCCTTAAGAGATTTGACTGCTCTGGCTCTAGAAACCCCAGCTTGAGTCATCACAAGCTCTACGTCCTTCGGTTCAACTCCAGTTTCATCTACATCCTCATCATCATGATGTGCAATTGTTGGCTCGATCTTCGGTGTAACATTGCTGATATTAGGAGCCTTGAACTGCTCTGCAGCTTGAGTCTGCAACTGTGAACTTAAATCCTCGATTTTAGCCTCGCCAAAAATCACGTATGTGTCTGAATTTGGGCTTTTGAAAACATCTGGCTTTGAGATGACAAATAAGATCTGAAACCAACAGTTGGAGAAATTCAATTATCTGTGACAATGTCCATTTGAATTCTTGGTTGGAATGGTAAAAAAGAAGTGCCAAAGAAACCAACATTCTTGCTCTTCTTAACAGTGACTCGGCTAACACCAGGAATACACTTCATTCCCAGCTTTAGCATTGCCTTGCGGCTCTTCTTCTCGCTACGGCTCTGCTTCGACTTACCACTAGCATCTTCTTGTCCTACAAAAAGAAATGAATACATTGTTTACATACGCTTAAGCTGATGCAAACATACACAGAAGGATTTCAGAATTAGAAGTGAAACTTGACCAAAATCGTATTCTTTTGGATCCACCACATCTATCTGAAActatttgttaaataattagCAATACTGCTCCAGCTGTAGTGATGCTCAACCAGAACTTGAAAACATTTACTCATCCCTGACTTGAAAAACAGAAACTCACAAATTTAGCAAGTTCAAAACCAAATAAGGTTACCGTTCGATAAATATTGTTTTGTCAACTACAACTGATGCTAGAACCTGTTGAATGtcatttccaaaatcaaatctgataatgaaaacaaaaaaacatgGAGCTTAAAATCTATGAATG is a window encoding:
- the LOC142552039 gene encoding E3 ubiquitin-protein ligase RZF1-like, with protein sequence MSSERGTHWCHSCGEPVTLRRQMVACPSCNGGFIQELDETLSMSPEEHTQRPRFLQTISNFLRQQMSVRGGISHVRGITERGSQNANPWNTVLVFSGDMPVRMPGGGGVLEFLNEAIGFRQDNGGDYYIGPGVEEYVEHVTRDDRRPPPPASRSVIEALPAVKISKKHVRSDLMCAVCKETFELGSQARKLPCKHIYHPDCIEPWLEQCSSCPVCRQELNGQNSSSRNRSRGLESSNSDNISGNRARGRRWSFLWPFGSSRSNSRQNETVEPSSVPYHQHDNHTGYSYWPFEC
- the LOC142552040 gene encoding nascent polypeptide-associated complex subunit alpha-like protein 1, encoding MTQCQEELLVAHFEQHKIEDEWPLIEDDDGDEEDDEGDEDDVEGQEDASGKSKQSRSEKKSRKAMLKLGMKCIPGVSRVTVKKSKNILFVISKPDVFKSPNSDTYVIFGEAKIEDLSSQLQTQAAEQFKAPNISNVTPKIEPTIAHHDDEDVDETGVEPKDVELVMTQAGVSRARAVKSLKDADGDIVSAIMELTN